One Legionella lansingensis genomic region harbors:
- the yidD gene encoding membrane protein insertion efficiency factor YidD, producing MGQINRLIRNLICLPIVLYQLLLRPIMKPCCRYYPSCSQYALMAIKHFGVVKGGWLACRRLLRCHPWAAGGYDPVLPNEEKP from the coding sequence ATGGGACAAATTAATCGCCTTATTCGCAACTTGATTTGCTTGCCTATTGTTTTGTATCAGTTACTATTACGCCCTATCATGAAACCCTGTTGTCGATATTACCCTAGTTGTTCCCAGTATGCCCTTATGGCAATAAAGCATTTTGGTGTTGTAAAAGGAGGATGGTTAGCTTGTCGCAGACTGTTGCGTTGCCATCCTTGGGCCGCTGGTGGCTATGATCCTGTATTACCTAACGAAGAGAAGCCTTGA